In Methanooceanicella nereidis, the following proteins share a genomic window:
- a CDS encoding MFS transporter, which yields MTEMAIQEKITRNIKLNYLYSMLMNMMLDRGIWVLFLSFRGMSLIEIGLIESVFQLSSLLFGIPAGAISDILGRKVSLILSAVMKILSFIIILLSYDFIGFAASFALSAMSLILYNNASESITYDTCKITKKEIDYKKVYGTILALSFVATAAGIAMGGFIASTSFEYVYYASIVILVLALASAFFFIETRGVSENDTPGERLNVTGLFSKSIELVKKDPVIIYLLVISAAITIVDATIYMYSQKYFEAMSVPIYLIGLILSVDSLFAAGGAKFAYLLEKFGTKNVLVLIPAVIFISYIIYALLNNIFSVVLLYIATIFVVAFWPILSELINSRVPSKNRATVLAFKGQLSSMSIMVVFPIVGFFAEGTSLSTAFLWLVISMTPIIVFAVMKIRRIVF from the coding sequence ATGACAGAGATGGCTATACAGGAAAAGATCACCCGGAACATCAAGCTCAACTATCTTTATTCTATGCTCATGAACATGATGCTGGACCGAGGTATCTGGGTATTGTTCTTAAGCTTCAGGGGAATGAGCCTAATAGAGATCGGTCTTATTGAGTCGGTCTTCCAGCTTTCCTCTTTACTGTTCGGTATCCCCGCAGGGGCCATCTCGGACATACTGGGCAGGAAAGTGAGCCTTATTTTAAGCGCCGTGATGAAAATACTGAGCTTTATAATCATACTGCTCTCATATGATTTTATCGGCTTCGCGGCAAGCTTCGCGCTGAGCGCGATGTCACTGATACTGTATAACAACGCCTCCGAGTCGATAACATATGACACATGTAAGATCACAAAAAAGGAGATAGACTATAAAAAGGTTTACGGCACCATCCTTGCGTTATCGTTCGTGGCGACGGCTGCCGGCATTGCCATGGGCGGGTTTATCGCCAGCACGTCATTCGAGTACGTTTACTATGCTTCCATAGTCATACTGGTACTGGCATTGGCGTCAGCGTTCTTTTTCATCGAGACCAGGGGCGTATCGGAAAACGATACTCCGGGGGAACGACTGAACGTGACCGGGCTATTTTCGAAGTCTATCGAACTCGTCAAAAAGGACCCTGTTATTATATACTTACTTGTCATATCTGCCGCAATTACCATCGTGGATGCCACCATATACATGTATAGCCAAAAATATTTTGAGGCCATGTCCGTGCCCATTTACCTTATCGGGCTCATCCTCAGCGTAGACTCGCTGTTCGCCGCGGGGGGCGCAAAGTTTGCATACCTGCTGGAAAAGTTCGGCACAAAGAACGTGCTCGTGCTTATCCCTGCCGTTATTTTCATATCCTATATTATCTATGCCCTGCTTAACAACATATTCAGCGTCGTTTTATTGTATATTGCCACTATCTTTGTGGTAGCGTTCTGGCCGATACTGAGCGAACTGATCAACTCGAGGGTACCTTCAAAAAATAGGGCTACCGTGCTCGCATTTAAGGGTCAGCTATCGAGTATGTCCATAATGGTAGTGTTCCCCATAGTCGGATTTTTTGCCGAGGGCACGTCGTTATCTACTGCTTTCTTATGGCTGGTGATCTCGATGACCCCGATCATCGTCTTTGCAGTGATGAAAATAAGAAGGATAGTCTTTTAG
- a CDS encoding zinc ribbon domain-containing protein — translation MAEIKCTKCGAPIAFDSGDKFAKCKYCDTQIFIDKSGAGFFYIMPYFIDQANAQGIFKRWTAGSLMARDLEATARIISFKQQYFPVYLFKRDVDGKEKVQVEPARSTTLPGLHSLKVPAGDIKIFDQNYDAGGIELLKPDIDMAAYLPQLPGTAKEQALVFFPLWTIQYEYKGRKYDAVIDGSSGEVFSTDYPTRKAAPYFIIAAIAFIAFLIEGLIGVLLWPVGFACGGALALVTIPVVFIAAYTIVRRF, via the coding sequence ATGGCCGAAATAAAGTGTACTAAATGCGGTGCACCGATAGCCTTCGACTCGGGCGATAAGTTCGCGAAATGTAAATACTGCGATACGCAAATATTCATAGATAAGAGCGGAGCCGGCTTTTTCTATATAATGCCATATTTCATAGATCAGGCCAACGCGCAGGGTATATTTAAAAGATGGACCGCCGGGTCGCTTATGGCAAGAGACCTTGAGGCCACAGCCCGCATTATAAGCTTCAAGCAGCAGTATTTCCCCGTCTACCTTTTTAAGAGGGACGTCGATGGCAAGGAAAAAGTGCAGGTCGAGCCGGCCAGGTCCACGACCTTGCCGGGCCTTCACAGCCTTAAGGTGCCCGCAGGCGACATCAAGATATTCGACCAGAATTATGATGCCGGCGGCATCGAGCTTTTAAAGCCGGATATCGATATGGCGGCATATCTGCCGCAGCTGCCCGGCACCGCTAAAGAGCAGGCCCTTGTGTTCTTCCCGCTCTGGACGATACAATATGAGTATAAAGGCAGGAAGTATGATGCGGTCATAGACGGCTCTTCCGGGGAGGTATTCTCTACAGACTACCCTACGAGAAAGGCTGCGCCATACTTTATAATCGCGGCTATCGCGTTCATAGCGTTCCTTATAGAGGGGCTGATAGGCGTGTTGTTATGGCCTGTGGGATTCGCATGCGGAGGCGCTCTTGCGCTGGTGACCATACCTGTGGTATTCATCGCTGCATACACTATAGTGAGGAGGTTCTAA
- a CDS encoding helix-turn-helix transcriptional regulator, which yields MKNRVKELRAKFDMTQEDLASKVGVSRQTINAIEKGKYDPSLSLAFKLAKCFECKIEDIFEMEVQ from the coding sequence ATGAAAAACAGAGTGAAGGAGCTAAGGGCTAAATTCGATATGACGCAGGAAGATCTTGCTTCAAAGGTGGGAGTATCGAGGCAGACAATAAACGCGATCGAGAAAGGGAAGTACGACCCTTCGCTTTCCCTTGCCTTCAAGCTGGCAAAGTGCTTCGAATGTAAGATAGAGGACATATTTGAAATGGAGGTTCAATGA
- a CDS encoding acetate uptake transporter: MTKDQSSNDPTSSPPASLLANPAPLGLMGFGMTTVLLNLHNANFISATGLGMILAMGIFYGGLAQIIAGVMEFKKGNTFGTTAFTSYGLFWISLVALLVLPAIGWAEPVDKISMGAYLTMWGLFTAYMFIGTLKKNRALQFVFGSLTLLFFMLAIGDFTGLALVKTLAGLEGIVCGLSAIYLACAEVLNETYGRKLLPI; the protein is encoded by the coding sequence ATGACTAAAGATCAGAGTAGTAATGATCCTACCTCTAGCCCGCCAGCATCGCTTTTAGCGAACCCGGCACCACTGGGGCTGATGGGCTTCGGCATGACGACCGTCTTGCTTAACCTGCACAACGCGAACTTCATATCGGCGACCGGCCTTGGAATGATACTGGCCATGGGGATATTCTATGGGGGACTTGCGCAGATAATAGCGGGCGTCATGGAGTTCAAGAAAGGAAACACGTTCGGGACCACTGCATTTACGTCATACGGGCTTTTCTGGATATCGCTCGTCGCGCTACTTGTACTTCCAGCGATAGGATGGGCTGAGCCGGTAGATAAGATCTCGATGGGCGCCTACCTTACTATGTGGGGATTGTTCACTGCATATATGTTCATAGGCACGCTCAAAAAGAACCGGGCGCTCCAGTTCGTTTTCGGGAGCCTGACGTTATTGTTCTTCATGCTCGCGATCGGCGACTTTACCGGGCTGGCATTGGTCAAGACGCTGGCAGGCCTGGAAGGCATAGTTTGCGGCTTATCCGCAATATACCTGGCATGCGCCGAAGTTCTTAACGAGACTTACGGCAGGAAATTATTGCCGATCTAA
- a CDS encoding basic amino acid ABC transporter substrate-binding protein, with amino-acid sequence MKNSIKASVLIIMLLAACVFLSGCTTETPTATPTAEPTATAEPAGFTTLIPGVLSVATEAHYPPFENINTTTNDFEGFDIDLMNEIAKELGLEVQYTDHAFDTIITAVQAKKFDCAISAFTITGERQKMIDFTDWYYESKGQVISVKADDDSIKTAEDLVGKKVAVQLGTVGEMVTRNITGINQGDIQSYASMGEAFMALKKGEVVAVIGDHPVSYPYIKKYPGDYKFVDTPMSEVEYFGIVVNKDNPGLTAAINDAIAKIKADGRYDVMYDKWFAQ; translated from the coding sequence ATGAAGAACAGCATAAAAGCATCCGTGCTTATAATAATGTTACTTGCAGCATGCGTATTCTTAAGCGGCTGCACGACGGAGACGCCGACGGCCACCCCGACGGCAGAACCGACGGCAACGGCAGAACCGGCAGGATTTACGACTTTGATCCCGGGAGTGCTCTCGGTCGCGACTGAGGCCCACTACCCGCCCTTCGAGAACATTAACACAACAACTAATGACTTCGAAGGATTCGACATTGACCTCATGAACGAGATAGCCAAGGAACTTGGCCTCGAGGTCCAGTACACTGACCATGCGTTCGACACCATAATCACCGCGGTCCAGGCAAAGAAGTTCGACTGCGCCATATCTGCATTCACCATCACCGGCGAGAGGCAGAAGATGATCGACTTCACCGACTGGTACTATGAGTCGAAGGGACAGGTCATCAGCGTAAAGGCTGACGACGACAGCATAAAGACCGCAGAGGACTTAGTCGGCAAGAAGGTCGCTGTCCAGCTCGGAACTGTCGGAGAAATGGTCACCAGGAACATCACTGGAATAAACCAGGGTGACATACAGTCCTACGCAAGCATGGGCGAGGCATTCATGGCCTTGAAGAAGGGAGAGGTAGTAGCCGTTATCGGTGACCACCCGGTATCTTACCCGTACATCAAGAAATACCCAGGCGACTACAAGTTCGTAGACACCCCGATGTCAGAGGTCGAGTACTTCGGCATTGTCGTCAATAAGGACAACCCGGGACTCACAGCAGCCATCAATGATGCCATTGCCAAGATCAAGGCCGATGGCAGATACGATGTAATGTACGACAAGTGGTTCGCACAGTAA
- a CDS encoding cupin domain-containing protein yields the protein MGNEELIGKVSDLDGLISYQDGSVVSREVIRKPTGTVTLFAFDEGQGLSEHTAPFNAMVVIVDGEAEIILGGKPNHLKKGEMIIMPANVPHALNAIKRFKMLLIMIRS from the coding sequence ATGGGGAACGAAGAGCTAATCGGTAAGGTATCAGACCTGGACGGGCTTATCAGCTACCAGGACGGCTCCGTGGTCAGCAGGGAAGTCATCAGGAAGCCGACAGGCACCGTGACATTATTCGCTTTTGACGAAGGCCAGGGATTGAGCGAGCATACCGCGCCGTTCAATGCCATGGTGGTCATCGTGGACGGCGAGGCAGAGATCATACTTGGCGGTAAGCCGAACCATCTTAAAAAAGGCGAGATGATCATCATGCCGGCGAACGTCCCGCATGCTTTGAACGCAATAAAGAGATTTAAGATGCTTCTCATCATGATCAGGTCCTGA
- a CDS encoding SDH family Clp fold serine proteinase: MVIEDITAIAWSLLNNIWILLIIVLFVIPIIQRNLTNAARRRMLSKISRERGSRVITLIHRQEVIALLGIPLTRYIDIDDSEEVLRAIRTTPDDRPIDLILHTPGGVALAATQIALALREHPAKKTVIVPHFAMSGGTLISMAADEILMDPHAVLGPVDPQITDKNGAYSASGLLKVMEKKPIERIGDKTVMLAEEAKKAQNQMKILITKLLRGKCGEGNTDKIVDELVMGKYTHDYPLFPDDVKALMGDCVKIGIPDSVYDLMHFYKMEMSSRRPGVEYIPTAGHPEDEKQK; this comes from the coding sequence ATGGTGATCGAGGATATTACTGCTATAGCCTGGTCTCTCCTGAACAATATCTGGATACTGCTTATTATCGTCCTTTTTGTCATACCCATAATTCAGAGAAATCTTACGAACGCGGCGAGAAGAAGAATGCTATCGAAAATATCGCGTGAAAGAGGCTCGAGAGTGATAACCCTCATACACAGGCAGGAAGTGATCGCGCTCCTGGGAATACCGCTTACACGGTATATTGACATCGATGACAGCGAGGAAGTTTTGAGAGCTATCCGTACCACACCTGACGACAGGCCGATCGACCTTATCCTTCATACTCCCGGAGGCGTTGCCCTCGCAGCTACTCAGATCGCTCTCGCACTAAGGGAACACCCTGCGAAAAAGACTGTCATAGTACCCCATTTCGCCATGAGCGGCGGAACACTGATATCCATGGCGGCCGATGAGATATTAATGGACCCGCATGCTGTGCTCGGACCAGTCGATCCCCAGATAACTGATAAGAACGGCGCTTATTCTGCGTCCGGGCTGCTCAAGGTGATGGAGAAAAAGCCGATAGAGAGGATAGGCGATAAGACGGTCATGCTGGCGGAAGAAGCTAAAAAAGCCCAGAACCAGATGAAAATCCTTATAACAAAACTGCTCCGGGGTAAATGCGGCGAGGGAAACACGGATAAGATCGTTGACGAGCTTGTAATGGGAAAATATACACACGACTATCCCCTGTTCCCGGACGATGTAAAAGCTTTGATGGGCGACTGCGTAAAGATCGGCATACCCGATAGCGTATATGACCTCATGCATTTCTATAAGATGGAGATGAGCAGCAGAAGGCCCGGTGTGGAATATATCCCCACCGCCGGACATCCGGAAGATGAAAAACAAAAATGA
- a CDS encoding SPFH domain-containing protein: MGLFGNRDSFIGSTTLTWEDNEKRNNVMWKAPRNIKFFDQVVVREDEMAVFYRDGKALAYIDRPDRYALTSLDAPIIGAVLKAIGGIKQPAEVFYIQKRVFDGKFGSKQPYVFRDNEFGIVNLRVFGEFRYKVSIPMNFINQFVGTLNCQTAMEVEERLKEQIVMLLYDVIGDLKNKGIGVADLASNLTNIEQVFLERSKSHYEQYGISIEKVSGLYITMPEEVQKAVDARSSMSILGTNYMQYQTGQAMREAAVNPSGGAAGAGVGVGAGFGMGYMMVDQMRQAGQQPAQAAAPAPAPAPSGVPCVKCGTAVPQGSKFCPACGTKQEQAACPKCGAGVAPGAKFCANCGERLGESTCPKCNAKLAAGSKFCPECGSPVG; encoded by the coding sequence ATGGGACTTTTCGGCAATAGAGACAGTTTTATCGGGTCGACGACACTCACGTGGGAAGATAACGAGAAGCGCAACAACGTGATGTGGAAAGCTCCCCGCAATATAAAATTTTTTGACCAGGTCGTGGTAAGGGAAGATGAGATGGCCGTATTCTACAGGGACGGCAAAGCTCTCGCATACATAGACCGGCCGGACAGGTATGCGCTGACTTCCCTGGACGCTCCCATAATAGGGGCGGTCTTGAAAGCCATTGGCGGTATAAAGCAGCCGGCCGAGGTCTTTTACATACAGAAGAGGGTATTCGACGGCAAGTTCGGCAGCAAGCAGCCTTACGTGTTCAGGGATAACGAGTTCGGGATAGTCAATCTCCGCGTGTTCGGAGAGTTCAGGTACAAGGTATCGATCCCGATGAACTTCATAAACCAGTTCGTGGGCACTTTAAATTGCCAGACGGCCATGGAAGTCGAGGAACGCCTAAAAGAGCAGATAGTGATGCTGCTCTATGACGTGATAGGCGACCTGAAGAACAAGGGTATTGGCGTCGCAGACCTTGCGTCAAACCTCACGAATATCGAGCAGGTATTCCTGGAGAGGTCGAAGTCCCATTATGAGCAGTATGGCATATCGATCGAAAAGGTATCGGGTCTTTATATCACGATGCCGGAAGAGGTCCAGAAGGCCGTCGACGCGCGGTCCTCGATGTCCATTCTCGGCACCAACTACATGCAGTACCAGACCGGCCAGGCGATGCGCGAGGCCGCTGTCAATCCTTCCGGAGGGGCGGCAGGCGCAGGAGTAGGCGTGGGCGCAGGCTTCGGCATGGGATATATGATGGTCGACCAGATGAGGCAGGCGGGACAGCAACCGGCTCAGGCCGCAGCTCCGGCACCAGCGCCGGCGCCTTCCGGCGTGCCATGCGTTAAGTGCGGCACCGCCGTACCGCAGGGCAGCAAGTTCTGTCCGGCCTGCGGCACCAAACAGGAGCAGGCTGCCTGCCCGAAGTGCGGCGCAGGCGTAGCACCGGGAGCTAAGTTCTGTGCAAATTGCGGCGAAAGATTAGGCGAGAGTACGTGTCCGAAATGCAATGCGAAGCTGGCAGCAGGGAGCAAGTTCTGCCCCGAATGCGGAAGCCCGGTAGGATGA